The Armatimonadota bacterium region CGGTATGCTGATATCGCTGGCCCGCGCCAATGCGTTGGCGCTGCTGCCGGCCGGCGGCGGAGCCATTCGGGCCGGCGAACGGGTGAAGGCGATGCTGCTGCAACCTGTCGACGCCTGACGAAGGAGTACCAATGATGAGGAGATGGAGCTTGGCGGCTGCGGCCGTCCTGTTGATGGTTGTGTCGTGCGTCTTCGCGGGGGCTCAGCAAAAACCGGCCGATCCGGAGCTGAAGGTGGGCGATATGGCGCCCGATTTCACGCTGC contains the following coding sequences:
- a CDS encoding redoxin domain-containing protein, with product MVVSCVFAGAQQKPADPELKVGDMAPDFTLPDQTNTPRHLFAERGHTVVLAFYPADDTPG